The Actinopolyspora erythraea genome has a segment encoding these proteins:
- the ilvN gene encoding acetolactate synthase small subunit, with protein MSRHTLSVLVENVPGVLSRVSGLFSRRSFNIESLAVGPTEHPEISRMTIVVSVEEQPLEQVTKQLNKLINVIKIVELEQDSSVQRELLLVKVRADASVRSQVLETVQLFRAKVVDASPEALTIEATGDTDKLDALLRMLEPYGVREMVQSGMVAIGRGARSITATAVR; from the coding sequence ATGAGTCGACACACACTGAGCGTGCTGGTGGAGAACGTTCCCGGTGTGCTCTCCCGGGTCTCCGGGCTGTTCTCCCGGCGCAGTTTCAACATCGAGTCCCTGGCCGTCGGGCCCACCGAACACCCCGAGATCTCCCGGATGACCATCGTGGTCTCGGTGGAGGAGCAGCCACTGGAACAGGTCACCAAACAGCTCAACAAGCTGATCAACGTCATCAAGATCGTCGAGCTGGAGCAGGATTCCTCGGTGCAGCGCGAACTGCTGCTGGTCAAGGTGCGGGCCGACGCATCGGTGCGTAGCCAGGTCCTGGAAACCGTGCAGCTGTTCCGGGCGAAGGTGGTCGACGCCTCGCCGGAGGCCCTGACCATCGAGGCCACCGGTGACACCGACAAGCTCGACGCCCTGTTGCGGATGCTCGAGCCCTACGGGGTCAGGGAGATGGTCCAGTCGGGCATGGTCGCCATCGGTCGGGGAGCGCGTTCCATCACGGCAACGGCGGTGCGTTGA
- the ilvC gene encoding ketol-acid reductoisomerase, with product MATEIFYEADADLGRVQSRKVAIIGYGSQGHAHALSLRDSGVDVRIGLPENSRSREKVIEEGLRVVTPAEAAAEADLIMILAPDTKQRQIYADDIAPNLNSGDALFFGHGFNIRYGLIQPPADVDVAMVAPKGPGHLVRRQFVDGKGVPCLIAVEQDPSGAAQQLALAYAAGIGGARAGVIKTTFTEETETDLFGEQAVLCGGTSALVQSGFEVLVEAGYQPEIAYFEVLHELKLIVDLMWEGGIAGQRYSCSDTAEYGDLTRGPRVIDEHVKNSMRQVLSEIRDGSFAKEWVAEDEAGRPEFNKLQEAGNDHQIEEVGKRLRSLMSWTKG from the coding sequence ATGGCAACTGAGATCTTCTACGAGGCGGACGCCGACCTCGGCCGGGTGCAGTCGCGCAAGGTCGCCATCATCGGGTACGGCAGCCAGGGGCACGCGCACGCGCTGAGCCTGCGCGACAGCGGCGTCGACGTCCGGATCGGCCTGCCGGAGAACTCCAGGTCGCGTGAGAAGGTGATCGAGGAGGGACTGCGGGTCGTCACGCCCGCCGAGGCCGCGGCCGAGGCCGACCTCATCATGATCCTCGCGCCGGACACCAAGCAGCGCCAGATCTACGCCGACGACATCGCGCCCAACCTCAACAGCGGGGACGCGTTGTTCTTCGGGCACGGTTTCAACATCCGCTACGGCCTGATCCAGCCGCCGGCCGACGTGGACGTCGCCATGGTCGCCCCGAAGGGGCCGGGGCACCTGGTGCGCCGCCAGTTCGTGGACGGCAAGGGAGTGCCGTGCCTGATCGCGGTGGAACAGGACCCGAGCGGCGCGGCGCAGCAGCTCGCCCTCGCCTACGCCGCCGGTATCGGCGGTGCGCGGGCGGGGGTCATCAAGACCACGTTCACCGAGGAGACCGAGACCGACCTCTTCGGCGAGCAGGCCGTGCTCTGCGGTGGCACGAGCGCGCTGGTGCAGTCCGGCTTCGAGGTGCTCGTCGAGGCCGGTTACCAGCCGGAGATCGCCTACTTCGAGGTGCTGCACGAGCTGAAGCTGATCGTGGACCTGATGTGGGAGGGCGGTATCGCCGGACAGCGCTACTCCTGCAGTGACACCGCCGAGTACGGCGATCTCACCCGGGGCCCCAGGGTCATCGACGAGCACGTCAAGAACTCGATGCGCCAGGTGCTCTCCGAGATCCGGGACGGTTCCTTCGCCAAGGAGTGGGTGGCCGAGGACGAAGCGGGCAGGCCCGAGTTCAACAAGCTGCAGGAGGCGGGCAACGATCACCAGATCGAAGAGGTCGGCAAGCGGCTTCGTTCCCTGATGTCCTGGACCAAGGGCTGA
- a CDS encoding DUF397 domain-containing protein, translated as MSEETQPVDDKAHIRDELDFSKAEWITSTDDDDEPGVEIAFVDGYIGMRNGADPEGPVLVFTPEEWDAFVAGAKDGEFDEP; from the coding sequence GTGAGCGAGGAAACGCAACCGGTCGACGACAAGGCCCACATCAGGGACGAGCTCGACTTCAGCAAGGCCGAGTGGATCACCAGCACCGACGACGATGACGAGCCGGGGGTGGAGATCGCGTTCGTGGACGGCTACATCGGCATGCGCAACGGGGCCGATCCGGAGGGGCCGGTGCTCGTGTTCACCCCGGAGGAGTGGGACGCCTTCGTGGCCGGCGCCAAGGACGGCGAGTTCGACGAGCCGTGA
- the serA gene encoding phosphoglycerate dehydrogenase: MTNASRPVVLIAEKLAPSVLEAFGDEVEIRHVDGTDRPALLEAVADADALLVRSATKVDAEVYSASTRLKVVARAGVGLDNVEVPAATERGIMVVNAPTSNIVSAAEHAIALLLAVARNVAAADASLRAGEWKRSSYSGVEINNKTIGVIGLGKIGQLVAQRLEAFGAKLIAYDPYVSAARAAQLGIELVSLEELLQRADAMSIHLPKTAETLGLIGAEELKKTKQGAIVVNASRGGLIDEDALAESLRSGHLGGAGIDVYSTEPTTSSPLFELSNVVATPHLGASTAEAQDRAGTDVAHSTLQALRGDFVPDAVNVQGGAVGEEVRPYLPLTQKLGSLLAAVLGSTPTSVTVEARGELADEDVSVLPLAALRGVFSGAVESQVTFVNAPQLAEDLGVDIDVKTAPESASHRSVVSVRAVLSDGRTGVVSGALDGPNQVEKLVEVNGRHFDLRAEGSVLLLEYPDRPGVMGKVGTLLGEVGTNIEAAQISQTSDGSDAIMLLRVDRPVDAGVLEPIGAAVGAKTVRTVSFE; encoded by the coding sequence GTGACCAACGCAAGCCGTCCTGTCGTCCTGATCGCCGAGAAGCTGGCTCCTTCGGTGCTGGAAGCATTCGGAGACGAGGTCGAGATCCGCCACGTCGACGGCACCGACCGCCCGGCACTGCTCGAGGCCGTTGCCGACGCCGACGCGCTGCTGGTCCGTTCGGCGACGAAAGTCGATGCCGAGGTCTATTCGGCCAGCACGCGGCTGAAGGTCGTCGCCCGTGCCGGGGTGGGTCTGGACAACGTCGAGGTGCCGGCTGCCACCGAGCGCGGCATCATGGTCGTCAACGCCCCCACCTCCAACATCGTCTCCGCGGCCGAGCACGCGATCGCGCTGCTGCTGGCGGTGGCCCGCAACGTCGCCGCGGCTGACGCGAGCCTGCGCGCCGGTGAGTGGAAGCGCAGTTCGTACAGCGGCGTGGAGATCAACAACAAGACCATAGGCGTCATCGGTCTCGGCAAGATCGGCCAGCTCGTCGCGCAGCGGCTGGAGGCCTTCGGCGCGAAGCTGATCGCCTACGACCCCTACGTCTCGGCGGCACGCGCCGCACAGCTCGGCATCGAGCTGGTCAGCCTCGAGGAACTGCTGCAGCGCGCCGACGCGATGTCGATCCACCTGCCGAAGACGGCCGAGACGCTCGGCCTCATCGGCGCGGAGGAGCTCAAGAAGACCAAGCAGGGCGCGATCGTCGTCAACGCCTCGCGCGGCGGGCTCATCGACGAGGACGCCCTCGCCGAGTCCCTGCGCAGCGGTCATCTCGGTGGTGCCGGTATCGACGTCTACAGCACCGAGCCCACCACCTCCAGCCCGCTGTTCGAGCTCTCCAACGTCGTAGCCACCCCGCACCTGGGCGCTTCCACCGCCGAGGCCCAGGACCGGGCGGGCACCGACGTCGCCCACTCCACGCTGCAGGCGCTGCGCGGCGACTTCGTCCCCGACGCGGTCAACGTGCAGGGCGGGGCCGTCGGTGAGGAGGTCCGCCCCTACCTGCCGCTGACCCAGAAGCTGGGCTCGTTGCTGGCCGCGGTGCTCGGCAGCACGCCGACCTCCGTCACGGTTGAGGCGAGGGGCGAACTGGCCGACGAGGACGTCTCCGTGCTGCCGCTGGCCGCGCTGCGCGGTGTCTTCTCCGGCGCCGTGGAGAGCCAGGTCACCTTCGTCAACGCCCCGCAGCTCGCCGAGGACCTCGGGGTCGACATCGATGTCAAGACCGCTCCGGAGAGCGCGAGCCACCGCAGTGTGGTCTCGGTGCGCGCCGTGCTGTCCGACGGTCGTACCGGAGTCGTCTCGGGTGCCCTGGACGGTCCGAACCAGGTGGAGAAGCTCGTCGAGGTCAACGGCAGGCACTTCGACCTGCGCGCAGAGGGCAGCGTGCTGCTGCTGGAGTACCCGGACCGGCCCGGTGTCATGGGCAAGGTCGGGACCCTGCTCGGCGAGGTGGGGACCAACATCGAGGCCGCGCAGATCAGCCAGACCTCGGACGGTTCGGACGCGATCATGCTGCTGCGCGTGGACCGGCCCGTGGACGCCGGGGTGCTGGAGCCGATCGGCGCCGCCGTGGGGGCCAAGACCGTGCGTACCGTCAGCTTCGAGTGA